A portion of the Faecalibacterium sp. I3-3-89 genome contains these proteins:
- a CDS encoding YggS family pyridoxal phosphate-dependent enzyme — MAEKNLDEMREAVEAIREKMAAAAREAGRDPAGVQLCAACKTRTADTVAASAALAIDVFGENHVQELCANFDAGAYCGKPSHFIGHLQTNKIKKVLGRASLIQSVDSEHLLTAIEKEAAKAGIVQDVLLEVNIGGEASKSGVSPEQLWPLLDAAAAEEHIRVKGLMAIPPVNDDDAQNRRYLAEVYRLFVQAGERGYANVKMETLSMGMSGDFENAIREGATLVRIGTAIYGERDYSKK; from the coding sequence ATGGCAGAAAAGAATCTGGACGAGATGCGGGAGGCCGTAGAGGCCATCCGGGAAAAGATGGCCGCAGCGGCCCGGGAGGCGGGCCGAGACCCCGCCGGGGTGCAGCTCTGTGCGGCCTGCAAGACCCGCACCGCCGACACCGTCGCCGCCAGCGCGGCCCTTGCCATCGACGTCTTTGGCGAAAACCATGTGCAGGAGCTTTGCGCAAACTTCGACGCCGGAGCCTACTGCGGCAAGCCCAGCCACTTCATCGGCCATTTGCAGACCAATAAGATCAAGAAGGTGCTGGGCCGGGCCAGCCTCATCCAGAGCGTGGACAGCGAGCACCTGCTGACCGCCATCGAGAAGGAGGCGGCCAAGGCCGGTATCGTGCAGGATGTGCTGCTGGAGGTGAACATCGGCGGTGAGGCGTCCAAGTCGGGCGTCTCGCCGGAGCAGCTCTGGCCCCTGCTGGACGCTGCTGCCGCCGAAGAGCATATCCGGGTCAAGGGCCTGATGGCCATTCCCCCGGTCAACGACGACGATGCCCAGAACCGCCGGTATCTGGCCGAGGTGTACCGGCTGTTCGTGCAGGCCGGAGAGCGCGGCTACGCCAACGTGAAGATGGAGACCCTCTCCATGGGCATGAGCGGCGATTTCGAGAATGCCATCCGCGAGGGCGCGACCCTCGTGCGCATCGGCACGGCCATCTACGGCGAGAGAGATTATAGTAAGAAATAA
- a CDS encoding ABC transporter ATP-binding protein — protein sequence MQNVKDPAARHTSSGALIRRFLPYLAKYKMTLFIDLFCAAMTTLCDIILPKIMSTITNSAMGVGITLTAGIVLKLAAVYFVLRIIDGAAQYFMSGIGHIMGVHIETDMRRDAFDHLLKLDHTYYNNTKVGTIMGRITNDLFDVTEFAHHCPEEFFIAGIKIIASFLILCQASVPLTLAVFACVPLMGIVSVKLNQRLRARFRQQRIQIGELNATIEDSLLGQGVVKAFAAEDEEREKFAKGNKDFEHIKTLGYYAMAAFNTSTRLFDGLMYLVVILAGGLSLVYGKITAGDLVAYMLYVTTLIATIRRIVEFAEQFQRGMTGIERFAEIMDTPVTIKDAEDAKPLQPGPGAIRFEDVSFEYPDDHNKVLHHVSLDIRAGERLALVGPSGGGKTTLCNLIPRFYEVTGGRILIDGQDIQHVTLKSLREDIGIVQQEVYLFSGSVADNIAYGKPGATREEIIEAARLAGAERFIRALKDGFDTYVGERGVKLSGGQKQRIAIARVFLKNPPILILDEATSALDNESEILVGQSLEKLAHGRTTLTIAHRLTTIKDYDRILVLGAEGIEESGTHDELLAKKGVYYRLWNQLPGEDTL from the coding sequence ATGCAAAACGTCAAAGACCCCGCAGCGCGGCATACCAGCAGCGGCGCACTCATCCGGCGCTTCCTGCCCTATCTGGCAAAGTACAAAATGACCCTGTTCATCGACCTGTTCTGCGCGGCGATGACCACCCTGTGCGACATCATCCTGCCCAAGATCATGAGCACCATCACCAACTCCGCCATGGGCGTGGGCATCACCCTCACGGCGGGCATCGTGCTCAAGCTGGCGGCGGTGTACTTCGTGCTCCGCATCATCGACGGCGCAGCGCAGTATTTCATGTCCGGCATCGGCCACATCATGGGCGTCCACATCGAGACGGATATGCGCCGGGACGCCTTCGACCATCTGCTCAAGCTCGACCACACCTACTACAACAACACCAAGGTCGGCACCATCATGGGCCGCATCACCAACGACCTGTTCGATGTGACCGAGTTCGCCCACCACTGCCCCGAGGAATTTTTCATCGCGGGCATCAAAATTATAGCCTCCTTCCTCATCCTGTGTCAGGCCAGCGTGCCCCTGACGCTGGCGGTGTTCGCCTGCGTGCCCCTGATGGGCATCGTGTCCGTCAAGCTGAACCAGCGCCTGCGCGCCCGGTTCCGCCAGCAGCGCATCCAGATCGGTGAGCTGAACGCCACCATCGAGGACAGCCTGCTGGGTCAGGGCGTCGTGAAGGCCTTCGCTGCCGAGGACGAGGAGCGGGAGAAATTCGCCAAGGGCAACAAGGATTTTGAGCACATCAAGACGCTGGGCTACTACGCGATGGCGGCCTTCAACACCTCCACCCGCCTGTTCGACGGCCTGATGTATCTGGTGGTCATCCTTGCGGGCGGCCTGTCGCTGGTCTATGGGAAGATCACCGCCGGCGACCTCGTGGCTTATATGCTCTATGTCACCACCCTCATCGCCACCATCCGCCGCATCGTGGAGTTCGCCGAGCAGTTCCAGCGGGGCATGACCGGCATCGAGCGCTTTGCGGAGATCATGGACACCCCCGTCACCATCAAGGACGCCGAGGATGCCAAGCCCCTGCAGCCCGGCCCGGGCGCCATCCGGTTCGAGGACGTCAGCTTCGAGTACCCCGACGACCACAACAAGGTGCTGCACCATGTCAGCCTCGACATCCGGGCCGGGGAGCGTCTGGCGCTGGTCGGACCCTCCGGCGGCGGCAAGACGACCCTGTGCAACCTCATCCCCCGCTTCTACGAGGTGACGGGAGGCCGCATCCTCATCGACGGGCAGGACATCCAGCACGTCACCCTCAAGAGCCTGCGGGAGGACATCGGCATCGTCCAGCAGGAGGTCTACCTCTTCAGCGGCTCTGTGGCGGACAACATCGCTTACGGCAAGCCCGGCGCGACCCGGGAGGAGATCATCGAGGCGGCCCGTCTGGCGGGCGCAGAGCGGTTTATCCGCGCCCTGAAGGACGGTTTCGACACCTATGTCGGCGAGCGCGGCGTCAAGCTCTCGGGCGGCCAGAAGCAGCGCATCGCCATCGCCCGGGTCTTCCTGAAGAACCCGCCCATCCTCATCCTCGACGAGGCCACCAGCGCCCTCGACAACGAGAGCGAGATCCTGGTGGGCCAGAGCCTCGAGAAGCTGGCCCACGGCCGCACCACCCTGACCATCGCCCACCGCCTGACCACCATCAAGGACTACGACCGCATCCTCGTGCTGGGCGCGGAGGGCATCGAAGAGTCCGGCACCCACGACGAGCTGCTGGCCAAGAAGGGCGTCTACTACCGCCTGTGGAACCAGCTGCCGGGGGAAGATACGTTATAA
- a CDS encoding ROK family glucokinase, whose protein sequence is MKEYAFGIDLGGTTAKVGLFTTSGALLEKWEVPTDTSNAGEHILENLADAIHAKMAEKEIPSEQVEGVGIGVPGPVLDSRVVPIICANLGGWGERNVSAQLSGLLDGMKVLVGNDANVAALGEIWMGTAKGCRSAVMVTLGTGVGGGVIVNGKVIDGAHGAGGEIGHITVNRHETATCGCGKHGCLEQYSSATGVVRCMKKLLDENPDADCVLRGRDFEAKDVFDAARNGDALAAREVDEMTDTLGMALATIAATTDPEMFLVGGGVSRAGDVLFDPLVEHYKTYAFKSCRETPIKAASLGNDAGIYGAVRLIVGD, encoded by the coding sequence ATGAAAGAATACGCATTCGGCATCGACCTCGGCGGCACGACCGCCAAGGTCGGCCTGTTCACCACCTCGGGCGCACTGCTGGAAAAGTGGGAAGTCCCCACCGACACCTCGAACGCCGGTGAGCACATCCTCGAAAATCTGGCCGACGCCATCCACGCCAAGATGGCCGAGAAGGAGATTCCCTCCGAGCAGGTGGAGGGCGTCGGCATCGGCGTGCCCGGCCCTGTGCTGGACAGCCGCGTCGTCCCCATCATCTGCGCCAACCTCGGCGGCTGGGGCGAGCGGAACGTCTCGGCCCAGCTGTCCGGCCTGCTGGACGGCATGAAGGTCTTGGTGGGCAACGACGCCAACGTCGCCGCTCTGGGTGAGATCTGGATGGGCACGGCCAAGGGCTGCCGCAGCGCCGTCATGGTCACGCTGGGCACCGGCGTGGGCGGCGGCGTCATCGTCAACGGCAAGGTCATCGACGGCGCACACGGCGCTGGCGGCGAGATCGGCCACATCACTGTCAACCGCCACGAGACGGCCACCTGCGGCTGCGGCAAGCACGGCTGTCTCGAGCAGTATTCCAGCGCCACCGGCGTCGTCCGCTGCATGAAGAAGCTGCTGGACGAGAATCCCGACGCTGACTGTGTCCTGCGCGGCAGGGATTTTGAGGCCAAGGACGTCTTCGACGCCGCCCGCAATGGCGACGCTCTCGCCGCCCGCGAGGTGGACGAGATGACTGACACCCTCGGCATGGCTCTGGCCACCATCGCCGCCACCACCGACCCCGAGATGTTCCTTGTGGGCGGCGGCGTGTCCCGCGCAGGTGATGTCCTCTTCGACCCGCTGGTGGAGCACTACAAGACCTACGCCTTCAAGTCCTGCCGCGAGACGCCCATCAAGGCCGCAAGCCTCGGCAACGACGCCGGCATCTACGGCGCAGTGCGGCTCATCGTGGGCGACTGA
- a CDS encoding phosphoribosyltransferase, producing the protein MINMVKLPTNKSSLFLRVAKGHFATSHSHINYYIDVTTQKARLSEAKAVAKELVAAYQHSTIVDTVLCLDGTQVIGTCLANELTKDGFANMNAHQTIYVITPEYTSGSQIILRDNLAPMVKGKHVLILAASITTGYTAQAAIEAVNYYGGVVAGLSAIFATTHECLGIPVTSIFDPSSLPDYASFDSRDCPMCKAGQHIDALVNSFGYSAL; encoded by the coding sequence ATGATCAATATGGTAAAACTTCCCACCAACAAGAGCAGTCTGTTCCTGCGCGTGGCAAAAGGCCACTTCGCCACCAGCCACAGCCACATCAACTACTACATCGACGTCACCACCCAGAAAGCCCGCCTCTCGGAGGCCAAGGCTGTCGCCAAGGAGCTGGTGGCCGCCTATCAGCACAGCACCATCGTGGACACCGTGCTCTGTCTGGACGGCACGCAGGTCATCGGCACCTGTCTGGCCAACGAGCTGACCAAGGACGGCTTCGCCAATATGAACGCCCACCAGACCATCTACGTCATCACCCCCGAGTACACCAGCGGCAGCCAGATCATCCTCCGCGACAACCTCGCCCCGATGGTCAAGGGCAAGCACGTCCTCATTCTGGCTGCCTCCATCACCACCGGCTACACCGCGCAGGCGGCCATCGAGGCCGTCAACTACTACGGCGGCGTTGTGGCGGGCCTGTCGGCCATCTTCGCTACCACCCACGAGTGTCTGGGCATCCCGGTCACATCCATCTTCGACCCCTCCAGCCTGCCCGACTACGCCAGCTTCGACAGCCGCGACTGCCCCATGTGCAAGGCGGGCCAGCACATCGACGCGCTGGTGAACAGCTTCGGCTACTCGGCTCTCTGA
- a CDS encoding twin-arginine translocation signal domain-containing protein produces the protein MSLEFNRRSFLKYSAAAAVAVAGSSLLTGCGEDEYQKTGKIGSTLKLMGTFKMKDAPTFDNGTFKTTINIKCTTDKVPLCVTRGNFELTVNSTGKSKDDVDYLDNAITVKRQGAGSSGGKFDLTTDDGEQDFDITVTGVTLKNNDKVEFKYWPRIQASSGNSGYTRAFCTWKMTAKVDATTGKVTFE, from the coding sequence ATGTCCTTAGAATTCAATCGCCGCTCTTTCCTGAAGTACAGCGCCGCCGCTGCTGTGGCTGTGGCTGGTTCCAGCCTGCTGACCGGCTGTGGTGAGGATGAGTACCAGAAGACCGGTAAAATCGGCAGCACCCTGAAGCTGATGGGCACCTTCAAGATGAAGGATGCGCCCACATTCGATAACGGTACTTTCAAGACCACCATCAACATTAAGTGCACTACGGACAAGGTTCCTCTTTGCGTGACTAGGGGTAACTTCGAGCTTACTGTAAACAGTACTGGCAAGAGCAAGGATGACGTAGACTATCTGGACAATGCCATCACTGTCAAGCGTCAGGGTGCAGGCTCTTCTGGCGGAAAGTTCGATTTGACGACTGATGACGGTGAACAGGATTTCGATATTACTGTTACCGGCGTTACTCTTAAGAACAACGACAAGGTCGAGTTCAAGTACTGGCCCCGTATTCAGGCCAGCAGCGGCAACAGCGGCTACACCCGTGCTTTCTGCACTTGGAAGATGACCGCCAAGGTCGATGCTACCACTGGAAAAGTCACCTTCGAATAA
- a CDS encoding twin-arginine translocation signal domain-containing protein, producing MSNKISRRTFLKCTGASAAALGAAAMLGGCGSSTSDAIEVKVGDKVSNWNNLGVQLTSVFTMSTTPDLPDHEYVAVLITAVNRSGATTFNIGAQNLAELDAAYPLDNEATKIDVARQYFHALAASTTDFTATCDGAEAEVGAYIQLYNADAQSFSESTNLPPQGSGYIELICCVPTGWQKLNVTFVPTFVANKSLTFTLSSSDIAQA from the coding sequence ATGTCCAATAAGATTTCCCGCCGCACCTTCCTCAAGTGCACCGGCGCTTCCGCCGCCGCTCTGGGCGCTGCTGCCATGCTGGGCGGCTGCGGCTCCAGCACCAGCGACGCCATCGAGGTCAAGGTGGGCGATAAGGTCAGCAACTGGAACAATCTGGGTGTCCAGCTCACCAGCGTCTTCACCATGAGCACCACCCCCGACCTGCCCGACCACGAGTACGTCGCCGTCCTCATCACTGCGGTCAACCGCTCCGGCGCGACCACCTTCAACATCGGCGCACAGAACCTCGCCGAGCTGGATGCGGCCTACCCTCTGGACAATGAGGCCACCAAGATTGACGTCGCCCGCCAGTATTTCCACGCTCTGGCTGCCTCCACCACCGACTTCACCGCCACCTGTGACGGTGCCGAGGCCGAGGTGGGCGCTTACATCCAGCTCTACAACGCCGACGCCCAGAGCTTCTCTGAGTCCACCAACCTGCCCCCGCAGGGTTCCGGCTACATTGAGCTGATCTGCTGCGTCCCCACCGGCTGGCAGAAGCTGAACGTCACCTTCGTCCCCACCTTCGTGGCCAACAAGAGCCTGACCTTCACCCTCAGCTCTTCCGATATTGCACAGGCCTAA
- a CDS encoding helix-turn-helix domain-containing protein, producing MEFNRIIKLLRKERGITQKQAAEDLGVSQALLSHYEKGIRECGLDFVVRVADYYNVSCDYLLGRSAERNGMMLSAEDIPNPDKMKDNVYHGSVLPTMNKKLISNSLNVLYAKIGECHSKALTTEVSAYLMTAVAKMFRLLYSAEPHNAPSMFSVDARRWPGYSDAVMHSAQANVEALLAGEELPGGEGVADPSCLAMTTESLTREYPLYTPSLLNLVKTSETRARELTGEDRT from the coding sequence ATGGAGTTCAATCGTATCATCAAACTGCTGCGCAAGGAGCGCGGCATCACCCAGAAACAGGCGGCAGAGGATCTGGGCGTTTCGCAGGCCCTGCTTTCCCACTATGAAAAAGGCATCCGGGAGTGCGGCCTGGACTTTGTGGTACGGGTCGCCGATTATTATAATGTCTCCTGCGACTACCTGCTGGGCCGCTCGGCAGAGCGCAACGGCATGATGCTCTCGGCAGAGGACATCCCCAACCCCGACAAGATGAAGGACAACGTCTACCATGGCAGCGTCCTTCCCACCATGAACAAGAAGCTCATCTCCAACAGCCTGAACGTGCTCTACGCCAAGATCGGCGAGTGCCACAGCAAAGCGCTGACCACCGAGGTCAGCGCCTACCTGATGACCGCCGTGGCCAAGATGTTCCGGCTGCTCTACTCTGCCGAGCCGCACAACGCCCCCAGTATGTTCAGCGTGGACGCCCGGCGCTGGCCCGGCTATTCCGATGCCGTGATGCACTCCGCACAGGCCAACGTGGAGGCCCTGCTGGCCGGAGAAGAGCTGCCCGGCGGCGAGGGCGTAGCCGACCCGTCCTGCCTCGCCATGACCACCGAGAGCCTGACCCGGGAATACCCGCTGTATACGCCCAGCCTGCTCAATCTGGTCAAGACCAGCGAGACCCGCGCCCGGGAGCTGACCGGCGAGGACCGCACTTAA
- a CDS encoding histidine phosphatase family protein: MKTFKLHLIRHGLTAGNLQGLYIGSGTDIPLCDEGRAQLAELKERFEYPQVDTVFSSPLMRAVETANILFPNATHQFSVHDLREAGFGVFENHPVKELVKNEDFKKWITPGSGFVPEGAEPTEQFHARCAETLLKLFEYMIRMDVTEAACVTHGGVIMSMLSQRALPSRHPEQWMADPGCGYTVQTDVQLWMRDRLVEAIDIVPFGYADTLRGQAEAEENEAFE, from the coding sequence ATGAAAACCTTTAAGCTCCATCTCATCCGCCATGGCCTGACGGCCGGTAATTTACAGGGCCTTTACATCGGCAGCGGAACGGACATCCCCCTGTGCGACGAGGGCCGCGCCCAGCTGGCCGAGCTGAAGGAGCGGTTCGAGTATCCGCAGGTGGATACCGTCTTCTCCTCCCCCCTGATGCGCGCCGTGGAGACGGCCAACATCCTGTTCCCGAATGCCACCCACCAGTTCTCGGTGCACGACCTGCGGGAGGCGGGCTTTGGCGTCTTTGAGAACCATCCCGTCAAGGAGCTGGTGAAGAACGAGGACTTCAAGAAGTGGATCACCCCCGGCTCGGGTTTCGTGCCGGAGGGCGCAGAGCCTACCGAGCAGTTCCACGCACGCTGCGCGGAAACGCTGCTCAAGCTGTTCGAGTATATGATCCGGATGGACGTCACCGAGGCTGCCTGCGTGACCCACGGCGGCGTCATCATGAGTATGCTGAGCCAGCGCGCCCTTCCCTCCCGCCACCCGGAACAGTGGATGGCTGACCCCGGCTGCGGCTACACCGTCCAGACCGACGTTCAGCTCTGGATGCGCGACCGTCTGGTGGAGGCCATCGACATCGTGCCCTTCGGCTACGCCGACACCCTGCGCGGTCAGGCCGAAGCAGAGGAGAACGAGGCCTTCGAATAA
- a CDS encoding Tat pathway signal sequence — MSQSLSRRSFLKCAGSGAVSLAAALLTGVSAAGAQPRAVGQPALLDGKAAVELLGYAPAPGLNGVLVYLSVENLSARTLPVGASYLHSRDVSTLNELYSLDSGVTARCGGQSIPCGSFAAPLYAENAADASAFTLNLAAGRGAMLHCFCAVPGEWETLELSYRPAFAAGQPVEFVVRRDADAVRLGPVPAAPGEVGSVVDL; from the coding sequence ATGTCTCAGTCCCTTTCCCGCCGGTCGTTCCTGAAATGCGCCGGTTCGGGCGCGGTCAGTCTGGCCGCTGCCCTGCTCACAGGTGTCTCGGCGGCTGGGGCACAGCCCCGGGCCGTGGGTCAGCCTGCCCTGCTGGACGGCAAGGCGGCGGTGGAGCTGCTGGGCTATGCGCCTGCGCCCGGGCTGAACGGGGTGCTGGTCTACCTCTCGGTGGAGAACCTTTCGGCCCGCACCCTGCCGGTGGGGGCAAGCTACCTCCACAGCCGGGACGTCTCCACTCTGAACGAGCTGTACAGTCTGGACAGCGGCGTCACGGCCCGCTGCGGGGGGCAGAGCATCCCCTGCGGGAGCTTCGCGGCCCCGCTCTATGCAGAGAACGCTGCCGACGCCTCGGCCTTTACCCTGAACCTCGCCGCCGGGCGCGGCGCGATGCTCCACTGCTTCTGTGCCGTCCCGGGCGAGTGGGAGACACTGGAGCTGAGCTATCGCCCCGCCTTTGCCGCCGGTCAGCCGGTGGAGTTCGTGGTGCGGCGGGATGCCGATGCCGTCCGGCTCGGCCCGGTGCCCGCTGCGCCGGGAGAAGTGGGGAGCGTAGTGGACCTGTGA
- the tatC gene encoding twin-arginine translocase subunit TatC: MATNVKRKKKAEVMADDGNMTLTGHLKELRNRLIVCAVVFVVAVVVTLSYADRLIDLLTAMGQGFYTFVSIAPQEKLMQYFRVSLLAAVVVTVPVALYQVYAFAKPGLKKSETFFLKLVILLGLALFVVGVMFAYKLMMPFMLQFLSTGIEGADYIQTTTSIESYVSLCLTMFIIFGCVFEMPLVTIILAKMGIANPQLMKKGRGIAIVLIFFVAAVVTPPDIVSQCMVAIPMVLLYFVSTFLSGIFYKPRTEEGDEEDEEDED, translated from the coding sequence GTGGCTACGAACGTAAAGCGCAAAAAAAAGGCCGAAGTCATGGCTGACGACGGCAACATGACGCTGACGGGCCACCTGAAAGAGCTGCGCAACCGCCTCATCGTCTGCGCCGTGGTGTTCGTGGTGGCGGTCGTGGTCACACTGTCCTACGCCGACCGCCTCATCGACCTGCTGACCGCGATGGGACAGGGCTTCTACACCTTCGTGTCCATCGCCCCGCAGGAAAAGCTGATGCAGTATTTCCGCGTCTCCCTGCTGGCGGCTGTGGTCGTTACGGTGCCGGTGGCGCTGTATCAGGTGTACGCCTTTGCAAAGCCCGGCCTGAAGAAGAGCGAGACCTTCTTCCTCAAGCTGGTCATCCTGCTGGGTCTGGCCCTCTTCGTGGTGGGCGTGATGTTCGCCTACAAGCTCATGATGCCCTTCATGCTCCAGTTCCTGAGCACCGGCATCGAGGGCGCCGATTACATCCAGACCACCACCAGTATCGAGAGCTACGTCAGCCTCTGTCTGACCATGTTCATCATCTTCGGCTGCGTGTTCGAGATGCCTCTGGTCACCATTATTCTGGCCAAGATGGGCATTGCGAACCCCCAGCTCATGAAGAAGGGCCGCGGCATTGCCATCGTGCTCATCTTCTTTGTTGCAGCCGTCGTCACCCCGCCGGACATCGTTTCCCAGTGCATGGTAGCCATCCCGATGGTCCTGCTCTACTTTGTCAGCACCTTCCTGAGCGGCATCTTCTACAAGCCCCGCACGGAGGAAGGCGACGAAGAGGACGAGGAAGACGAGGACTAA
- the tatA gene encoding twin-arginine translocase TatA/TatE family subunit produces the protein MRIGTNELLIILVVVLLIFGPKNLPKLGKMFGKTMNNFKKGMEESDDEAETTTAKAETKTEKKDDEE, from the coding sequence ATGCGTATTGGTACTAACGAGCTGCTTATCATCCTGGTCGTCGTCCTGCTGATCTTTGGACCCAAGAACCTGCCGAAGCTGGGCAAGATGTTCGGCAAGACCATGAACAACTTCAAGAAGGGCATGGAGGAGTCTGACGACGAGGCCGAGACCACCACTGCAAAGGCCGAGACCAAGACTGAGAAGAAGGACGACGAGGAGTAA
- a CDS encoding twin-arginine translocase TatA/TatE family subunit has product MKIGFLELVVIVVIAFVFIGPDQLPVYAKKLGKMLRELKKYTGAASEEIQKNVVEPLNEIQAPLKEAVAPLTDIKKDIDNSVKDVTKSFTGIGKTSKEEAAKAEQPEEVTELEVEELPEEAPAEAPAAETAEQPVKAEEKADAPAAAAPVAEEAAPAAEAAPAEEAKA; this is encoded by the coding sequence ATGAAAATTGGTTTTTTGGAACTCGTGGTCATCGTGGTCATCGCGTTCGTCTTCATCGGCCCCGACCAGCTGCCCGTCTACGCAAAGAAGCTGGGCAAGATGCTGCGTGAGCTGAAGAAGTACACCGGCGCTGCCTCCGAGGAGATCCAGAAGAATGTCGTGGAGCCTCTGAATGAGATTCAGGCCCCCCTCAAGGAGGCAGTCGCCCCCCTGACCGACATCAAGAAGGACATCGACAACAGCGTGAAGGACGTCACCAAGAGCTTCACCGGCATCGGCAAGACCAGCAAGGAAGAAGCCGCCAAGGCCGAGCAGCCGGAGGAAGTCACCGAGCTGGAGGTCGAAGAGCTGCCCGAGGAGGCTCCTGCTGAGGCTCCCGCCGCTGAGACGGCTGAGCAGCCTGTGAAGGCCGAGGAAAAGGCCGACGCCCCCGCTGCGGCAGCTCCTGTGGCCGAAGAAGCCGCACCCGCTGCCGAGGCCGCACCCGCCGAAGAGGCAAAGGCCTGA
- a CDS encoding fumarylacetoacetate hydrolase family protein, producing the protein MRFITCRLPDGVEDPAILSADGRQVWPLSWLGLSYETLSDAIPFLTPQVRAGLSLAIAGIPALPIEAVTLESPIPAPAQDVICLGINYMAHSDEAEKYSADAFATQHQDAIYFSKRVTRAVPDGGFIEAHTDLVKKLDYECELAVVLGRDAKDVPAGQTRDYVFGYTILNDVSARDVQTAHKQWYFGKSLDGFTPIGPCIVTADEFEAYPPKLPIRCFVNGEKRQDSNTGLQIFDIDHVIAELSQGMTLRAGTIIATGTPAGVGMGMDPPRFLVPGDEVRCEIEGIGTLTNTVR; encoded by the coding sequence ATGCGCTTCATCACCTGCCGTCTGCCCGACGGCGTAGAAGACCCGGCCATCCTGTCGGCGGATGGCCGTCAGGTCTGGCCCCTGAGCTGGCTGGGCCTGTCCTACGAGACTCTGTCCGACGCCATCCCCTTTCTGACCCCGCAGGTGCGGGCCGGGCTTTCGCTGGCCATCGCGGGCATCCCGGCCCTGCCCATCGAGGCCGTCACGCTGGAAAGCCCCATCCCCGCCCCGGCGCAGGATGTCATCTGTCTGGGCATCAACTATATGGCCCATTCGGACGAGGCCGAGAAATACTCCGCCGACGCCTTCGCCACCCAGCATCAGGATGCCATCTACTTTTCCAAGCGGGTCACCCGGGCCGTGCCGGACGGCGGCTTCATCGAGGCTCACACCGACCTCGTGAAAAAGCTGGACTACGAGTGCGAGCTGGCCGTCGTGCTGGGCCGGGATGCCAAGGACGTTCCCGCAGGGCAGACCAGAGACTACGTCTTCGGCTACACCATCCTGAACGATGTCTCGGCCCGGGACGTCCAGACCGCGCACAAGCAGTGGTATTTCGGCAAGAGCCTCGACGGCTTTACCCCCATCGGCCCCTGCATCGTCACGGCGGATGAGTTCGAGGCTTATCCGCCCAAGCTCCCCATCCGGTGCTTCGTCAACGGCGAAAAGCGGCAGGACTCCAACACCGGCCTTCAGATCTTTGACATCGACCACGTCATCGCCGAGCTGTCGCAGGGCATGACCCTCCGCGCAGGCACCATCATCGCCACCGGCACCCCGGCAGGCGTCGGAATGGGGATGGACCCGCCCCGCTTCCTCGTCCCGGGCGACGAAGTGCGGTGCGAGATCGAGGGCATCGGCACCCTGACGAACACGGTCCGCTGA
- a CDS encoding DJ-1 family glyoxalase III has translation MSKAVLFFADGTEECEALLVADLLRRAKVEVIIASAMGRRALVSSHGIHLNADALAEDVDYNDVDMVVLPGGIPGTPNLAENKTVTDTCVSFAKAGKKVAAICAAPSVLASLGLLEGKNATAHAGFQDKLAGAIVHDEEVVVDGSITTSYGLGGAISFALELVRQLAGPAEADRIQKAIAYRH, from the coding sequence ATGAGCAAAGCTGTTCTGTTTTTTGCCGACGGCACCGAGGAGTGCGAGGCCCTTCTGGTGGCCGACCTGCTCCGCCGCGCCAAAGTCGAGGTCATCATCGCCTCTGCGATGGGCCGCCGTGCGCTGGTCAGCAGCCACGGCATCCACTTGAACGCGGACGCACTGGCTGAGGACGTGGACTACAACGATGTGGACATGGTCGTCCTGCCCGGCGGCATCCCGGGCACCCCCAATCTCGCCGAGAACAAGACCGTCACCGACACCTGCGTTTCCTTTGCCAAAGCCGGGAAAAAGGTCGCCGCCATCTGCGCCGCCCCCAGCGTCCTTGCCAGCCTCGGCCTGCTGGAGGGTAAAAACGCCACCGCACACGCCGGTTTTCAGGATAAGCTGGCCGGTGCCATCGTCCACGACGAGGAAGTCGTCGTAGACGGAAGCATCACCACCAGCTACGGCCTTGGCGGTGCCATTTCTTTCGCTCTGGAGCTGGTGCGCCAGCTGGCAGGCCCCGCCGAGGCCGACCGCATCCAGAAGGCCATCGCTTATCGGCACTGA